TCTTGCATtggtaaaataaaacaaatgttgTAACTTAAATAAATCCGTTTGAGGGAATAGTATGATAAATGCTGACATTGCATAAATATTTAATAAGACAAGGAATATCTGGAGAAATATACGTGAATTATTCAGATATAAATTCTCTGACAAGTTTCCCATGACAGGACACAGTTCACGAAGAAACTGAACTggattcttcttcttcaccatcTGGTGACATTTTCACATGCTCAAGGCCTTTAATAGAAAGAAAGCTAAGACCCCAACATGACCAACCTCTCAAATGCCCTAGGTGTGATTCAACACACACCAAATTCTGTTACTACAACAATTACAGCCTTACTCAGCCTAGGTACTTTTGCAAATCATGTCGAAGGTACTGGACTAAAGGAGGTACTCTAAGAAATATTCCTGTTGGAGGTGGATGTAGAAAGAACAAGAAAGTTTCTTCCAAGAAATTGTCTAATGAAAATGCTACTAATTACCAAAATCCTGGATCATCCTCATCTTCTATTTCTAATTTCCCAGAAATGGCATTTTCCCACTTCACCAACTTTATGGGAAATAATAATCCTAGTAACTTTATGCTTGAAAATCCTGCACCTATTGATTTTATGGAGAGCAAGTATGAAACTTTGGTGgggagttcaagaaatcaagatTTTCTTGTGAATGTTGATCAGCTAGGCATGATTAATGGATATGGTGACATTAATGGAATTGCACCAAATTTTCATGCAGGGCTATGTTCTACATTTGGATTGCCTATGGAGGGGAACATCATGAATTATGATGGGCAAAATGCAATTGATGTGAAGCCAAATCCTAAGGTTTTGTCACTTGAATGGCATGATCAAGGCTGCTCTAATTCTGGGAATAAAGAATCTTTTGGCTACTTTAATGGAGGACTAGGGTCTTGGACTGGCTTAATGAATAATGGTTATGGATCATCTGGGACGAACCCTTTGGTTTAAACTTTAAACTAAATGAGTAAGACTTACAGTCTAGTCTAGTGGTATTGATGGAATGGATTTACGTCTCAAGTGAGATTAATTAATAGATGTTGGTTCAATTTTCCTTAGTCTAAACTAAGTCAATTTCACTTTAGCAACCACTTTCTATTAATCTCATGTTATATGATGAGTGGTTGAGATTATCTTAGGCATAATTAAGGAATTATTAGGCCTGAATTATCCCCTACTTTTACCTAAATTCCTCTGATGGAATGGTCTACTGGTTTTGTACTTATCGTTTCTTTTGTGAAGAATTTTGCCCTAGTTTAATTAACATGTTGAGTGTGAATGGAGATTGTAGAAGCTGTTCGTATTCACAAGTCTTTGGCATTCCAATTTGTCATTTTCCAAATCTTGGTCAGCTAGCAGTATATATTAGTAATGCTTGTCTCGAGGAATTCAAAGTTGTGGGCTTGTTGGATTTGATCAGATATCGAGGAAGATATTGTAATAGAAATATTGTTCTCCCCAATATAGCAGTCTATTGTCTTTAGTCAACAAATGTGTTTAGTACTTGGATACGGAAGAATGTACTACTAGCAATTAGTAGAATTTTTATGTGCTGACGTCTCTTTGTTTGGTGAACCAATTAGGggccctcattttgaattttgaaaaatcttgttttgtagtatatatagtatactagtatagtatataatatatatatatatatatatatatatatatatatatatatatatatatatatatataatctatcGATATGGATTTAGGACTTTAGACTTTGAAGTAGTAATCTTGTAACTGTAAAAGCCAGTTTACAAAAAAGGAAATAGTAATCTAGTCGATATGGATTTATGTTATtgcaaaataaaaaacaaattcaacaagtTTTCTGAAAAGCTATTGCAAATATTTTTTTTGCAATTATTATTGGTTGAAAAGGTCTTGATATGGAATTTTCTGAGGATACTTTTCGGTAACACTAAGGGTATATTTGAAAAGTCATCTGGTAATTGGAATTGGTGTAATTAATAGGGTAGTAATTACACAGCTTAGTAATTACAAAATATAATAATTACGATGACTTATTTGTCTATAATAGCGTAATTACAAGCGTGctgtttggttgcacaagtgtaattacacagttaaattaaattttaaatgaaataattatcaaaatttaaaagttaatataataaatacctataaataatttttttataagtaTAGATGATATTAGGTTTATTcaagatgcatattttttcttgaatatgcattaattagtaatcatatatttatagttaatattgtaaaaataattaatatatatattttctaaattaatGGAGTAATATTTAGTTTAGttaattataaaaactaaaaacataCATTTTATAAAAACATCATGGAatgcatgtttgataaaataaattaatatttataaatataatatcataatattattcaaaattttgatcactcgttttgaaagtaaattatgtgttccgaggccttaaaacctctttttctctcatctcgatttgcgtgcgcagtccgggcgcatttACGAAAAGCTTTTGTTaaatctaagtaaaataaggaaattggcctttaaaatttattaaagttgactttggtcaacattcttggtaaacgaacccggacccgtgatccggcggtctcgtagggtccgtagtaaaatttgggacttgacgtatgcccggaatcgaatttcgaggtaccaagcccgagaaattttttttttaaaagaaaattatttgctggaaaatataaaggcttttagaagaggatttatgtaatttcttgatggtatcgggctcgtatctTGGTTCCGAAGTccggtacaagtttaaaataataattaagttgaatatgtgaaatttgataaatatcggaattgatttggtataaaacgaacctatagttgagaaaatattaatttcaatgtttttgagtgatttcatgaatttgaggtttaattcatagttgttgatgctattttgatgatttgatcgcatgagcaagtctgtatgatatttttggacttgcgtgcatgtttggtttggagccccgagggctcgggtgagttttggataggctacggggtgaaATTGGACATAGAAAAACTGCTggtgtgttgcaggtctgcacgcttcgcaattgcgaagcctggctcgcaaatgcgagcttgcaATTTTGAAG
Above is a window of Nicotiana tabacum cultivar K326 chromosome 8, ASM71507v2, whole genome shotgun sequence DNA encoding:
- the LOC107795139 gene encoding dof zinc finger protein DOF5.6-like; the encoded protein is MGITSLQVCMDSSNWLQDTVHEETELDSSSSPSGDIFTCSRPLIERKLRPQHDQPLKCPRCDSTHTKFCYYNNYSLTQPRYFCKSCRRYWTKGGTLRNIPVGGGCRKNKKVSSKKLSNENATNYQNPGSSSSSISNFPEMAFSHFTNFMGNNNPSNFMLENPAPIDFMESKYETLVGSSRNQDFLVNVDQLGMINGYGDINGIAPNFHAGLCSTFGLPMEGNIMNYDGQNAIDVKPNPKVLSLEWHDQGCSNSGNKESFGYFNGGLGSWTGLMNNGYGSSGTNPLV